The sequence below is a genomic window from Anaerocolumna chitinilytica.
CCGGAGCAGATTACTGTATCGTAGTAATGAGCGGTAATTATGTACAAAGAGGCGCTCCTGCTCTCATGGATAAGTACAGTCGAACAAAAATGGCACTATCTTGCGGAGCCGATTTGGTATTAGAACTTCCTGTATGCTTTGCCAGTGCCAGTGCTGAATATTTTTCTATGGGTGCAGTTTCCATTCTGGAAGGTATCGGCGTAGTAGACTCTCTATGCTTTGGAAGTGAATGCGGAAACATCCAGACGCTGAAAGAAGCCTCTGAAATTCTTTTAGCGGAACCGCCGCTGTTTAAAAAGGTTCTTAATGATGCCCTAAAAACCGGCAAGACCTTCCCTCAGGCCCGTATGGAAGCCTTAAAAGTATATCTGAAAGGGGCAGATGATGACCTTTTTTCTTCTCCTAACAATATCCTGGGAATGGAGTATATAAAAGCTCTTACTTCACAAAACAGCAGCATTGAACCAATCACAATTCCAAGGATTTCTTCCGGTTATCATAAGGATACTTTAAACCAAGGCAACGGTACCATTATCAGCAGTGCTACCGCTATAAGAGGGGCAGTACGTAACGGCTCGATGCTTACGGATCTTATTAATCATGTACCAAAGGAAATATTTCATATATTGAGTGCTTCTTACAAAAAGACTTGGCCGATTTTCGAAGAAGATTTTTCTCTTTTATTGCAATACAAACTTATGAACGAGACCAAATCATCCCTTTCAAGATATTTAGATGTTACACCGGATCTCGCTAACCGGATAAAGAGCCTGATGGAACCTGGTTTATCCTTTGCCGAAGCTGCCAAACTTATGAAATCAAAGCAATGGACCCTTACCCGGATAAACCGCTCTCTGCTTCATATACTGTTAAATATCACAGAGGATTCCATGAATCATTATAAAGTAAATGGCTATTCACAGTACGCACGAATCCTGGGAATTAAAAAAAATTCATCTCCTCTCCTTCGAACGGTAGCAAAAAAGAGCAGACTTCCTCTAATTACAAAAGTCGGAGGTATGGAGCACAAACTGCCAAAATCTGCTGAGTCTATGTTAAAAGAAGAATTTTTCTCAACCGCCCTCTATAATGAGGTGGTATATCATAAATTTGGCGTAATGCCAAAGGATGAATATAAACAGGGAATCATCCTGCAGGACTAATATCTGCAGGATGATTCCCTGTTTTATTTATATTCTAATTCTGTCTTGGTTCTTCTATAGCCCGATTTTACTAACCCTGCAATTCTTCCATCTTATCAAGAAGTTCCTCAAACAGATCCAAGGCCTGCCTGATAGGTTCTTTACTGCTCATATCAACACCGGCTTTTTTAAGAAGCTCTATAGGGTAATCAGAGCTGCCGCCCTGCAAGAACTTACCGATATAGTCTTTTACAGCACTCTCCCCTTCATTTAATATCTTTCTGGAAAGTGCAATGGCTGCAGAGTAACCGGTAGCATATTGATAAACATAGAAAGGTGTATAAAAGTGAGGTATTCTGGACCATTCATAAGCAATTTCTTCATCCAGAACAAGTTCTTCCCCATAGTACAAGCCTACCAGTTCTTTATACTTGGCACTTAAAGTCTCCGCAGTTAATGCTTCACCTCTCTGTGCCATTCCATGGGTAAGCATTTCAAATTCTGCAAACATTGTCTGCCTGTAAAGGGTTGTACGGAACTGCTCCAGGAAATGATTGATCAGATATGCTTTCTCCTTCTTATCCTCTGTGGAAGAAAGCATGTATTCCATCAACAAAGCCTCATTGCAGGTAGAAGCAACCTCTGCAACAAATATTTTATAATCCGAATAAGTAATCGGCTGGTGATTAAATGAGTAGTAGCTGTGCATAGCATGCCCCATCTCATGTGCCAGGGTAAATACATTATCCAGACTATTATTATAGTTTAACAATACATACGGATGAGTTCCATAGGCTCCCCAGGAATAAGCGCCGCTTCGCTTTCCCTGGTTTTCATACACATCAATCCACCTGTTCTCAAAGCCTTCCTGCAAGATTTTTAAATAACCCTCGCCCATAGGAGCCAATGCTTTCACCACAAGGTCTTTTGCCTCTTCAAAACTATATTTTATGTCTACATCCTTTACAATAGGTGTATACAAATCATATACATGAAGCTCTTCCAAGCCCATCAATTTCTTTCTTAAGGCCACATAACGGTGCATAAGTGACATCTTTTCATGTACTGTCTCAATCAGATTCTTATACACCTCTACCGGTATATTACTTCCGTATAATTTCATAGCCATAGTGGAAGGAAATTTTCTGGCTTTGGAATAAAAGGCTTCTTTCTTAACATTCGCGCTATAAACTGCCGCTAATGTATTCTTAAACTTCATATAAGAAGAATAAATGCTCTGGAAAGCCTCTCTGCGAACGTTTCTGTCTGAACTTTCAAGAAACAGAATAAATCTGCCATGGGTAAGTTCTGTTAGCTCCCCGTTTTCATTCTTAATGGATGGGAACTTGATATCAGCATTGTTAAACATTGAAAAAATCGTCTGAGCAGAGGATGCCATATCTCCGGCCATAGCTAAGAGTTCTTCCATCTCACCATTTAAGGTATAAGGCTTATTGCGAAGGATTTCCTTTAACGCGAAGTCATATGCTGAAAGTCCCGGTGTATTTTTAATAAAATTAAATAATATTTCTTCCGGCATAGATAGAATTTCTGCATTGGCAAAGGATACTGCTGCATCATACTCTACCGCCAGATTTCCTGCCTGCTCGGAAAATCCCTGGTATAAGCTATTACTTGTATCTTCATGGTATTTTTCATTTGCATACACATATACCCGCTGCAGATGAAAGTTTATATTATCCTGAAGTTTTAGAAAGTCAAGCATGATTTTGCCGGACTCAGATAATTTTCCTCTGTAATTTTTTACTTTTTCTATTTCTTCCTTGGTTTTGCTATATTCTTCTTTCCATAATTCGTCATTGGCAAATAAATCTTCTATGGACCATTTGTTTTCTGAATTCACTTCACTTCGTTTTTTAAGCGTAACCTGTTCCATCTGTTTTTCCTTTCTGCTTCATATTTCTTAGTATTTCACAGCCCGTCCATGATTCATTCATGAACCTAAGAGATGTTCATGTTCTTCAATCCCCTCAGAATTTTTAGTATACTTCAAATTCCATACTGCTCTTTCATTATATCATGAATCCTCCGGAAAATTATACCTGTTTTTCAAAATGAAAGAAATTGCTTTTAAGGTATATCCTATATCTTTCTAAAATAGATTATAGTAATACAAGGAGGAGATAGATATATTTCTTATCAACCTATCATGCAGCTTAAAAATACATTAAAAAGAAATATCCCCAGAGCCATCGTTTTATTTTTTCTAGCTATCATACTGATCTATCCCATCTCTTCCTTCCAGGGAGCAAAAAAAGGGTTGCTGCTATGGTTTAATACATTACTTCCTACTCTGCTGCCCTTTATGATCTTATCCAACCTGATTGTACAGATGAAAATCTCTGTGCTGTTAAGCAGAATATTGTATCCCATCTTTCACCGAATATTCCGGGTATCAAAAAACGGCTGTTATCCGGTATTAATTGGCTTTCTTTCAGGAATTCCGGTAGGTGCCAAAACAACTTCCGATATGATAAAAAGAGGAGAGCTTAGTGTAGAAGAAGGACAATATCTCTTAGGTTTATGCAACAATGCGAGCCCAATGTTTATTATGAGCTATATCTCACTTACTCAGCTTAACAGGCCGGATATCCGAATAGCTCTCCTCGTGATACTATATTCTTCTGCACTTTTCTCCACCTTCCTCTGGAGTGCTATTCGAAAAAAGCAGCTGTCTCATTATAGGAAAAAGCTCACAGCCCTCAATATACAGGCAAGGAAATCTGCGGATTTAGCCGGATTTGTGAACCCACAAGAGGATAACAGCCGTTTTGATTTTAAGAAACTGGATAAAAGCATTATGGATGCTTTTGATATCATAACCCGTGTTGGTGGTTATGTTATCCTCTTTTCCATCAGTGCACAGATTATCTCAGATATCGGTTCCTCAAACAGTACATTGAAGATTATAGTATTAGGGTTTATCGAGATTACAACGGGAATTAACAAAATCAGTAACGCAGCCTTTCCCATGGACATAAAAATAGCCCTGATTACAATGATTACAGCATTCGGCGGTCTATCCGGTCTGGCTCAGACCAAAAGTGTAATCAATGATACAAGGCTATCTATACATACATATATTATACAAAAGCTGCTTCATATGACTGTAGCATTCCTATTAGCAGCCATTTATGTATATATTACTTAATCAATACCATTTAAGAAAGTGTTTTCATCAAAGCCGAATTCTTCGAATTCCTCCTGTGTCACACCTTCTCTGCTCTGTGATGCTCTACCGGCTTCTGACGCTGCGGCACTTTGCTCATAGGGACTTTCATTTCTGGCAGATTCATTTACCAGTTCTCTTTTGTTACTTGCAATAATTTCAAGATTTCCCTTCAGGGTAGTCAATAGGCTGTCATATTTAGATTTGCTGCTCTGATAAGCATTCTCCAGTATCTGTTCAGCATCCGTCAACATATCGGAGGTATAGGATAGAGCACTCTGGCGTATCTGAACCGCATCTTCATTGGCTTCATTTACAAGACGCTCAGCCTCTTCTTCCGCATTCTTTGCCAAAACCTCTGCGTGGTAGTAGGCTTGCTGCATAATTTCACTTTCTTCTAAAAGGGCATTTGCTCTCTCTCCGGCTTCGGCCAGAATAGCAGCTGCCTTTTCTTCTGCATCAGCGATAATCGCATCTCTGTTTGCTATAATTTTCTGATACCTTTTTATCTCATCCGGTGTACGAAGACGTAATTCATCCAATAAATCATAGAGTTCATCTTTTGGAACGATTACTTTTGTGGATGATAAGGGCTGCATCCTGCAGCTTTCTACAAATTCGTAAATATCTTCAATTAATTGTTCTATTCTACTAGCACCCATCCTAAACTCTCCTTAACTCTTGATATTTATCATAAATCGCCTGGACAATAGGAGCCGGAACAAATTTCTCAATATTCCCCCCATAGCTTGCTATTTCCTTTACAGTACTGGAGCTAAGATAAGCATATTCCATGCTGGTTGTAAGGAAAACCGTATCCACAGCCGCATTCAGTATATGATTCGTTTGTGCCAGCTGCAGTTCATATTCAAAATCTGTCACTGCTCTCAAACCTCTGAATATAACATTTGCCTGCTTTTCTCTGGCATAATCCACCAAAAGTCCCTGATACTCTTCTATCTTTACATTACTGATATCTGCTGTTGCAATCTTTAGAAACTCTGCCCGTTCTTTTGTTGTAAATAAAGGGGCCTTGCTGCTGTTAGTCAGAACACCTATAATTAAGATATCCACCAGCCTGGAAGCACGTTTGATAATATCAATATGCCCAAAGGTTACCGGGTCAAAACTTCCCGGATATATCCCGATTCTCATTATATTTCCTTTCCAAGCTGCACTGGCTCTATAAAAACATGTTTATTTGTCTTATATACTTTTTCTTTTGTGATACGAAAAGGTGTTTCTAAGAGATAATCAAAGCTTGTCTCCTTAGAAGCCTCTACGATGATTAAGGTATCACAGTAGACAATTCCTGAATTCTTCAAAGCATTTAAAACCTGCTGCTCATAGAGATGGTTATAGGGAGGATCCATAAATATAATATCAAATACCTTCCCTTGAATCTCGAGAGCACGGATGGCTGAAACAGCATCCATTAAAAGCCTTTGTCCCTTTTCGTCAAGCCTGGTTGCATTCAAATTATATTTTATGCACTCCATGGCATGTTTATTGTTTTCAACAAAAACAGCGGAACCCGCGCCTCTGCTTAATGCTTCAATCCCAATGGCTCCGCTCCCGCTGAATAAATCTAAAAAATCGCAGTCAGTCAGCCTGTTATTGACCATATTGAACAGAGTCTCTTTAATTCTGTCCGTAGTCGGTCTTGTCTCTAACCCTTCCACTGTTCTTAATGGTATTCTCTTAGCTGTTCCTGCAATTACTCTCATATAAACTCCTGTTACAAATGCACTTCTGATGCGCTTGATTTCACTAAAATATCTAATAATATTGTATATTATTCTCTTGGTTTGTCAACCCAATTTTACGGCCTAGTACAAGTTTCCTAGTTTATATATGAATACTATTCTACTCCACAAATGCAAAATATTCAATCAATCTGTTAAAAAACCAAACATTGGCAGTATTTGAATAAATTAGAATTATAATGAATCACGTAAACTCTGTGCAAAAGAAAGAAGGGCTCTAAACCAATGGTCTAGAGCCTTTGGTTTAGAACCCAACTTTCATCCCTCTATATTACTGCTGGCCGGACATCTTCTTTTCCTGTTCGGCTATCATCTTTTTAACCATCATTCCACCGACGCTGCCGTTTTGGTAAGAAGTTAAGTCTCCGTTGTATCCCTGTTTTAAAGGTACACCGATTTCACTTGCTACTTCATACTTAAATCTGTTTAAGGCTTCTTTAGCCTGAGGTACTTCTGCTCTGTTTCTACTTGACATAATAAACTCCTCCATTTACTTATTCTTGCCGTCTTTTGTTTCGGCTTAAATAATTCTTTGTTGTTGTTTGTTACACTATTATTATGTTCCGTAAATCTTGAAATACTCAGGAAATTTATGTTAGTTGTTTCTTTAAGAGTATGTTTTTTATGGATGATAACGCTTTGTTTTCCTTATTAATATTGTTTTATCAATAAAAATAAGTCTTAAATTAACATAAAATCCAGGCAGAATCATAAGCGAACCTACAATACTGCCTGGATTTTCTTTTATCTAAAAACTATAAAAAATAAATTTTACTTTAGTCAGAAACTTTAATTAAAAATGATTCATAACTCTTATCCGAGGTTTCAGCATAGTCAAGAACTATACTGCCAAGACTTTTTATGAAACTTTGGTTCATCTCAGGGAACTTATCCTGCTCCAGCTTTCCTACATAAATATATTGAATATGATACTTTTCAATAATGTCCTGCGCAATACTTCTGTCTGTTGCTGTATATAGATTCTTGATATCATCAATTCTCTCGTTTAAAACAGCCGTATCGCCACGCCAGAGCCACTCATGAACATACCAGCCAAGAACTGTCGGAAGTCCCGTTGCCATGGATATGCGTTCATTATCCGTATAACTGTCACCGTTTGCTTCTAGCACCACAGGAGTACCGGATATATTTTCATTAAGCCATTTCACTGTCTCATAATCATCCGGCATTGTTTTTTCCATAAAGGCAATAGCATCAAGTCCCTTATAGTTTTTCACTGCAAAAATATTGCCATACCAGGCTTTTATGGATACTTCGCTGTACCACAAAGTACATAAGAATAAAATCAACGTGATAACAGTAAACTTCTTCTGCCAGGTGAAAACAGGTTTATGAATAAATTTTGCAAAAATAAATCCGCTGCTGGTACCAAAGAGAATAAACGCCTGATAAGTTAACTTAAACATCGTATTCGCTCTTTTATAATCTCCGGTATAAATATCCTTTACATAAATAATTTCCGGAATCAGTACCAACCCAATAGCACAAAGGCCAATAGTCAGAATAAATAATTCCGAAATTGTAAGGTGATACATAAAACCTTTTATGCCGGTATATTTATTCTTATTTACCTCTTCTTGATAGATTATTTCACTATTTTCTGAAATCTGAAGGTTTAATCCTTTATCCCTTCTTCTTTGAAGCATTATAAGTTCAATCAGTAATCCAAGCACAACCGCAACCGGAAGCCCCCAAAGTATAATGAGCTGGTATAGAGGTGTATGGGTCTGGGCAATGTTAATTTCCGTCGATATCTGATCAAAATTCAAGGTAAAAGGAAGTGCCGTAATTTCAGACAGTACCAGCACTACCGCTCCTTGCAGCGCAGTCACTCCATAGGCTCTTATATGAAACCCATAGAATATTAGATTGAAAAATAATATCACTGCCCCTGCTACTACAAAATATATGGGATAATCCCAAAAGTTCGTAGTATGAAATACACCAATAAAAAATCCTACCAGTAAAATATGGGGATCAAAGATTTCCTTCAACAGCTTGGGATACTTTTCTTCCCCATAACCCTCATCCATGAGCTTCCTGCGCTTTAGCAGCCAGGCGAAAAGAACCGCTGTCACTGTCAATACCAACATAATGTTTAATACATGGGCATGAAGGTCTCCTAATACAAAAGAATAACTTGGATATTCATGTATGGTCTTATCATGGGTATCCGGGTTATATCCGATATATCTTGTGGAATTCGGAAACCAATAATCCTTAAAATCTCCGGTTATGCCAAGAAAAGAACGAATCCCCGGTACTACCCAATAGAATATTACAAAGTGTATATTACCTGCCAAAGATACTCCGGCACCGGATAGAACACCAGCAAATGGAGCCTTCCATCTGCTTGCCGCCCCTTTATCTTTTAGATATCTTAAGGTCACATTGTATACAATTGCGTATGGCAGTACAAATCCAAAAGCAGCCAGCGTCATAAGCATTAGGTTATAACCTTCATTGGCTTTGATAAATGAAAGCTTTGTCAAAAAGGTCGCCAGGAATTGTCCCACATAATAATAATTTATAGTACCTCCGGCAAACCACATATCCTTTGGCGGCATATAATCCGCTCTCATCATGGCAGCCATAAAGCCGTAATCCATAAACTTCTCAGTCCCATGAGCTTCCGGTTTAAAACCTCTGATATAAGTCCATACCAGAAAGATAAACAGAAACAAAAGTTCTTCTGTCAATACGGCTTTCAAATTCAACTTCGTAAAGGTAATCTTTTTCTTCTTCCATACCTTAAGCATCAAAATATTGACACCTAATAAGAGAATAAAAATCACGACACAGGAAATACCGGTAAATTTCAATATTCTAAGAGATGACAGCAGCCATACTAAATATCCGGTAATAGCAATTCCTATGGTTTTAGCGAATAAATATCCTTTATCATGAAAACTCTCAAACAGTATACCTGTAATCGGTAAAAATGCAAACCCTAATAACAACAGCACTCCCCACCATCTGAAAAAGGGTGTGAAGTCCTTCCCAAGCAGAAAAAAGCCGCAAAGAAATAAAGCTATTATTAATATTATGGTCAAAGTCATTTGAAGGATATTTCCTACCATGTTCTTTTTTGTATCCATCTGCACGCCTGTCCTTCCCACAATTTTGCTATTAGCCAATATACCGGTTGATGGCCGAAAAGTCCTTCAGAGCCTGTTTGCCGATACGGAATATCTTCTTCATATTAATTGAATTTACTCCTCCCTGCCGTGGCCGGAAAGTAATAGGAATATACTTTACTTTTTTATGTTTTTTTGCATAGATAACAGATATTATAACATTGGAAAGGTTATAGTTCTCTGGTATCAATTTAATGTTATCCTTTAGGACTTTACTCTCCATCAGACGGAAAGGGGTATTGGCATCTCTGACAGACACATGGAACACCAGCTGGAGCACGAATTTTAAGGTCTTCGTTACAAAGACCCTGGAAAAACCATCCTGTCTGCCTTTCCTGTGACCGATTATCATATCATAATTTTTTCTGTTCTTCCAGAATTCCCAGAATTCTTCCGGGAGTGTCTGTCCGTCTGAATCTGTTTGAAATATATAATCAGCGCCTTCTTTTATCGCATAATTATATCCATAAAGGATGGTGGCGCCATGACCTCCGTTGGGTTTGGTAAGAGGTAGAAAAGCTTCTCTTCCTGCTGCTGCATCTTTCATAATCTGAAAAGTCTTATCCTTGCTGCCATCATCAATAATCACCAGACGGCTGCCGTTACCGACTTTTTCTACCACCTGATACCATTCATCAATTACACTTACGATAGTTTCCTCTTCATTATAAGCAGGAATTACAATATAGAGTTTATCCACGGAAGCCTCCTCTGAAGGCATTTAATGCACGCCTTACCACTCCATCCATGTTATAATAGCGATACTCTGCAAGTCTTCCAAGAAAGACCGTCTTTTCTTCCTTTTCCATCTCTGTCTGATAGAGCTTAAACTGCTGCTGGTATTCCTTCGTAGGAAAAGGATAATAAGGCTCTCCCTCTCCGGTAGGAAATTCCTTCAAGATAGTGGTCTTTGTATGCTCTTGTCCTGTAAGCTTCTTAAATTCTGTAATTCTAGTAAAATCATAATCATTTGGGTAATTTACAACGGGAGCTTCCTGGTATTCGTCTTTGGAATAGGTCTCAAACTGGAACTCTAAGCTTCTGTAAGCCATCTTTCCGTGTTTATAATCATAGAAATAATCTGTCGGGCCGGTATAGATGAGTTTATCATATTCCAAATCACCAATTATTTCTTTATAGTCTGTATTTAATAGGATCTTGATATTCTTATTGCGGATCATATTCTCGCACATCTTAGTATAGCCGTATTTTGGCATACCCTGATATTTGTCACTGAAATATCTGGTATCCCTGTTTGCTCTGATAGGAATTCTGGATATAACAGCCGTATCCAACTCAGCTGGGTCAACGCCCCATTGCTTTCTCGTATAATTCTCAAATATTTTTTTATAAATATCTTCTCCAACCTTACTTAAGGCCACATCCTTACTGGTACGCACTTCATCTACGGCTACGGCTTGTTTCTCTAGGAATTCCTCCACCTCAAAACAGCTCAAATTCAGGTTATACATTTTATTGATAGTCTCAACAGTAATAGGCATGGGAATCAGATTACCATCTACATAGGTTAAAACTCTGTGCCAAAAATGATACCAGGGAGTAAACTGGCTTAAATATTCATAAACTTCCTTATCATTGGTGTGAAAGATATGAGGGCCATAATTATGGATTAGGATACCGTCTTCATTATAAGAATCATAAACATTTCCACCGATATGACTTCTTTTCTCAATTACTAAAACCTCTTCATCAAGTACTTCTGCTATTCTTTCTGCGGCTGTCAGTCCTGCCAATCCGGCTCCTACTACGACGTATTTGTATTTCATACGCTTCTCCTTTATTCTACTGTTTTTTGATAAGCTTTTCTCTTCGTTTATCCTAATTCTTCATAATAATTCCGGTTTAAACTTTAATTCAGCTTATATATATCTTCCCTGCAAATCACGGATACCTGCTCCTTCGTCGGTTTATCGCAGGCCGCCAAACGATTTGCCTGGTTAATCAATATCTTTTCATAAATATTTCGTATACCTCTGGCATTACCAAATTCTTTTATCTTTATCCTATCCATATCCTCTAAAAAGCTCCTGATACTCGTAAGTGCCTCATCTTCCATGGTAAGTCCGGTCTTTTCTGCCATACTTATAAGGATATCCGTTAATTCTTTCACTGTATAATCCGGAAATTCTATAAAACGGTTGAATCTTGATATCAGTCCGGTATTGGACTTTAAGAAGCTCTTCATTTCCTCGTGATATCCGGCCACTATTACTACCAGATTGTCCCTGTTATCTTCCATCAGTTTAACCAGGGCATCAATTGCTTCCTTACCAAAATCACCGGGAAGATTATCTCCCGCAAGGGAATAAGCCTCATCGATAAAAAGTACACCTCCTAAGGCTTCTTCTACCACTTCTTTTACCTTAAGTGCCGTCTGGCCCACATAACCTGCCACCAGTCCGCTTCTGTCCGTCTCCACAAGATTTCCCTTGGATAAGATTCCAAGCTCTTTATAGATGGCTGCTACAAGTCTTGCTACTGTTGTCTTGCCAGTGCCGGGATTACCGGTATATACCATGTGGTATGATATATTCATAGCAGGCATACCGTATTCTTCTCTTATTTTCTTAACTTTAATCAAATTAATAAGGGAATTAATCTCTTCCTTTACCTGCTCAAGTCCTATTAGACCATCTAACTCCGCCAAAAGTTCCTTCAGCTTATCCTCTTCGGCTATAAAGTCTGCCTCGCAGGAAATTTCTTGACTATTCTCTTTTGCCGTTCCTATCTCTTTCTTCCTGTCCGCTATATGAGTATCTCCTGAATTAATACGTCCGTCAGTGAGTTTATCTTCTCGTGTCATTCTCTGTGAGGTCTTTAGAAAAAGAAAAGCCGAACCAAATTCTTCACTGTTAATCTTACGAAAGACTTCTCTTTCGCTCATATGATATATACAGGTATTATTGCTGTCATAAAAGACATTGACCTTTTTGTAAAAGGACATAAGATAAGAAGCACTTTCCCTATTCCTGGCCTGACAGAGGTCCGTAAGACTTAGAAGAATGTTAAACAGAGCATCCAGAAAATCTGCTCCCATACATTCCTTCTTCTCCCGGTCATAAAGATTGCATAGCTGAATAAGGATAGGCGGTGAATTAATCATTCTGCCCACAGCTTCCTTTACACTACTCTTAAGGTGACTGACATCATCTCCCTCTATACCAAGCATGTCCTTTTTTGTAATAGTCAGTATATATTTTATACTTTCTTCCAGTTGAAGTTTGCAGGATAAGCTAAGCGACACACATACAGCCTGAACATACAGGATAAGCATATCCTCTATATTTCTATGGAGGACACTTTGGGGGGTCTCCCAATAACCCTCTTCTAAAAGAACAGAGGACAGGCGGTTCAGTTTGTCAAAACTTTCATGTCCGATACGGTATAAGGTTTCTTTCGAATAGCAGCTTTGCATATGACCTCCCTCATGCTTTCTGAATCTGTCCAGGTAAATGCTAGAAATATTATACAATATACCAATTAAAATAAAAAGAGAAAAGTAACAGGCTTTGGTAAAATAATCATAAAGTCCCACCTTTAAATTCAATTATTTTCATTTTGAGCTCAGGTGATTTTAGGAATGCTTCTTCTAATTCTTCTTTTGATAATCTGGCAGCAGCTTCATTGGCTTCCATTAACACCTTGGCATCCTGATAAATATCACCCAGCTTGAATTCCATATCTCCGCTTTGTCTGATGCCAAACATATCTCCGGGCCCCCTAAGTTTTAGATCTTCTCCTGCAATGTAAAAACCATCGTTGGACTGATTCATTATTTCAAGTCGTTTTTTAATATCCTTCCCTTCTCTGCCACAGACTAATATGCAATAAGACTGGTGTTTTCCTCTTCCGACCCTTCCTCTTAACTGATGAAGCTGTGCCAATCCGAAACGCTCTGCATTCTCAATCATCATAACAGTGGCATTGGGAACATTAACACCAACTTCTACTACCGTAGTAGAAACTAATATCTGTATATCCCCTCTTGAGAAATGCTCCATGATATCATTCTTTTCCTGGGCTTTCATCTTACCGTGAAGATATTCCACTGCTGCATGTGGCAGCGCTTCTTTGATTTTTTCCGTGTACTCGATGACATTTTCTGCTTCGATAACTTCACTTTCTTCAACCATGGGGCAGATGATGTATGCCTGACGTCCCTCTTCTATCTGCTTACCAATAAAACGGT
It includes:
- a CDS encoding AAA family ATPase, whose amino-acid sequence is MQSCYSKETLYRIGHESFDKLNRLSSVLLEEGYWETPQSVLHRNIEDMLILYVQAVCVSLSLSCKLQLEESIKYILTITKKDMLGIEGDDVSHLKSSVKEAVGRMINSPPILIQLCNLYDREKKECMGADFLDALFNILLSLTDLCQARNRESASYLMSFYKKVNVFYDSNNTCIYHMSEREVFRKINSEEFGSAFLFLKTSQRMTREDKLTDGRINSGDTHIADRKKEIGTAKENSQEISCEADFIAEEDKLKELLAELDGLIGLEQVKEEINSLINLIKVKKIREEYGMPAMNISYHMVYTGNPGTGKTTVARLVAAIYKELGILSKGNLVETDRSGLVAGYVGQTALKVKEVVEEALGGVLFIDEAYSLAGDNLPGDFGKEAIDALVKLMEDNRDNLVVIVAGYHEEMKSFLKSNTGLISRFNRFIEFPDYTVKELTDILISMAEKTGLTMEDEALTSIRSFLEDMDRIKIKEFGNARGIRNIYEKILINQANRLAACDKPTKEQVSVICREDIYKLN
- a CDS encoding glycosyltransferase family 2 protein, with the translated sequence MDKLYIVIPAYNEEETIVSVIDEWYQVVEKVGNGSRLVIIDDGSKDKTFQIMKDAAAGREAFLPLTKPNGGHGATILYGYNYAIKEGADYIFQTDSDGQTLPEEFWEFWKNRKNYDMIIGHRKGRQDGFSRVFVTKTLKFVLQLVFHVSVRDANTPFRLMESKVLKDNIKLIPENYNLSNVIISVIYAKKHKKVKYIPITFRPRQGGVNSINMKKIFRIGKQALKDFSAINRYIG
- the glf gene encoding UDP-galactopyranose mutase codes for the protein MKYKYVVVGAGLAGLTAAERIAEVLDEEVLVIEKRSHIGGNVYDSYNEDGILIHNYGPHIFHTNDKEVYEYLSQFTPWYHFWHRVLTYVDGNLIPMPITVETINKMYNLNLSCFEVEEFLEKQAVAVDEVRTSKDVALSKVGEDIYKKIFENYTRKQWGVDPAELDTAVISRIPIRANRDTRYFSDKYQGMPKYGYTKMCENMIRNKNIKILLNTDYKEIIGDLEYDKLIYTGPTDYFYDYKHGKMAYRSLEFQFETYSKDEYQEAPVVNYPNDYDFTRITEFKKLTGQEHTKTTILKEFPTGEGEPYYPFPTKEYQQQFKLYQTEMEKEEKTVFLGRLAEYRYYNMDGVVRRALNAFRGGFRG
- a CDS encoding DUF2298 domain-containing protein; protein product: MDTKKNMVGNILQMTLTIILIIALFLCGFFLLGKDFTPFFRWWGVLLLLGFAFLPITGILFESFHDKGYLFAKTIGIAITGYLVWLLSSLRILKFTGISCVVIFILLLGVNILMLKVWKKKKITFTKLNLKAVLTEELLFLFIFLVWTYIRGFKPEAHGTEKFMDYGFMAAMMRADYMPPKDMWFAGGTINYYYVGQFLATFLTKLSFIKANEGYNLMLMTLAAFGFVLPYAIVYNVTLRYLKDKGAASRWKAPFAGVLSGAGVSLAGNIHFVIFYWVVPGIRSFLGITGDFKDYWFPNSTRYIGYNPDTHDKTIHEYPSYSFVLGDLHAHVLNIMLVLTVTAVLFAWLLKRRKLMDEGYGEEKYPKLLKEIFDPHILLVGFFIGVFHTTNFWDYPIYFVVAGAVILFFNLIFYGFHIRAYGVTALQGAVVLVLSEITALPFTLNFDQISTEINIAQTHTPLYQLIILWGLPVAVVLGLLIELIMLQRRRDKGLNLQISENSEIIYQEEVNKNKYTGIKGFMYHLTISELFILTIGLCAIGLVLIPEIIYVKDIYTGDYKRANTMFKLTYQAFILFGTSSGFIFAKFIHKPVFTWQKKFTVITLILFLCTLWYSEVSIKAWYGNIFAVKNYKGLDAIAFMEKTMPDDYETVKWLNENISGTPVVLEANGDSYTDNERISMATGLPTVLGWYVHEWLWRGDTAVLNERIDDIKNLYTATDRSIAQDIIEKYHIQYIYVGKLEQDKFPEMNQSFIKSLGSIVLDYAETSDKSYESFLIKVSD